The following proteins come from a genomic window of Ictalurus furcatus strain D&B chromosome 26, Billie_1.0, whole genome shotgun sequence:
- the cpo gene encoding carboxypeptidase O, with amino-acid sequence MLGSVFSVLLVLTLQTHDRSVEGLEQRAYDYTKYHTMDEILQWMWTMEKDHPDVVTSVIYGTTYEKRNITLLKIGLNSTKPKKIIWMDCGIHAREWIAPAFCQHFVKEILGSYKTDSKISEMLKNLDFYITPVLNMDGYLYSWKDNTTRLWRKTRSPGSENCTCFGTDLNRNFYANWGMVGISRNCCSEIYNGKSPLSEPEAQAVTDFLSTNRDNILCFLTIHSYGQLILLPYGHPNITAPNQDELMKVGLAAAEAIKAVHGMSYTVGTPPDVLYPNSGSSRDFARLIGIPFSFTFELRDKGEHGFKLPEDQIQPTCEEAYQGALSIITYVHDKSYVRAAATSIAATLWSVVMAVWLSSATV; translated from the exons ATGTTGGGGTCGGTTTTCTCCGTACTGCTCGTTTTAACCCTGCAAACCCATGACAG GTCAGTGGAGGGTCTGGAGCAGCGGGCGTATGACTACACCAAGTACCACACCATGGATGAg ATCTTGCAGTGGATGTGGACGATGGAGAAGGATCATCCTGACGTGGTTACCAGCGTCATCTACGGAACCACGTATGAAAAGAGGAACATCACACTGCTGAAG ATTGGTCTGAACAGTACCAAGCCGAAGAAGATAATCTGGATGGACTGTGGGATTCACGCTCGAGAATGGATCGCTCCGGCTTTCTGCCAGCACTTTGTGAAGGAG ATCCTGGGCTCCTACAAAACAGACTCAAAGATCAGCGAGATGTTGAAAAATTTGGACTTCTACATCACACCAGTGCTGAACATGGACGGATATTTGTACTCGTGGAAAGACAACACG ACGCGATTATGGAGGAAAACAAGGTCACCTGGGTCTGAAAACTGCACGTGTTTTGGCACGGATCTCAACCGCAACTTCTATGCTAACTGGGGAA TGGTGGGAATTTCCAGAAACTGCTGCTCGGAGATCTATAATGGAAAGTCTCCTCTTTCGGAGCCTGAGGCCCAGGCAGTGACGGACTTCCTAAGCACCAATCGCGACAACATCCTATGCTTCCTCACCATCCATTCGTACGGCCAGCTGATCCTGCTGCCTTACGGGCACCCCAACATCACCGCCCCCAATCAAGACGAGCTG atgaaaGTGGGTCTGGCTGCAGCAGAGGCCATTAAAGCTGTTCACGGTATGAGCTACACAGTGGGAACGCCTCCTGATGTGCTGT ACCCCAATTCGGGCTCGTCCCGTGACTTTGCACGTCTCATCGGCATACCGTTCTCCTTCACGTTTGAGCTCCGTGATAAGGGAGAGCACGGCTTCAAGCTGCCGGAGGACCAGATCCAGCCCACGTGTGAGGAGGCGTATCAGGGTGCATTGTCCATCATCACGTACGTCCACGATAAATCCTACGTCCGTGCGGCGGCTACGAGCATTGCAGCTACACTGTGGAGCGTTGTCATGGCTGTGTGGCTCTCTAGCGCCACCGTCTGA